In one Oreochromis aureus strain Israel breed Guangdong linkage group 2, ZZ_aureus, whole genome shotgun sequence genomic region, the following are encoded:
- the LOC116315779 gene encoding piggyBac transposable element-derived protein 4-like, with product MNSEYEDSSALSPVESGDEEAEEVSEAETEQLGSSSDSDEDESGEKMDETAAAEDENGREMDETAWTSKNGKISWSPTDAETFRYIPAATGLIPGPTRYATSRIVDPISSFALLLTDEIVQHIVSMTNLHGKRKIPGWRDIDAEEFRAYVGLLVLSGVYRSKHESTISLWSEKWGRSIFRATMSQKRFQHISRALRFDDKLSRPPRRVDKLAPFRKVWNMWTHRLEMLFSPDRDLCVDEQLVAFKGRCSFRQYMPKKPAKYGIKIWAACDVKTSYAWRLQVYTGKPAPDRVEVNQGMRVVLDMTEGLQGHVVTCDNFFTSCALADELLKRKMALVGTIKQNKPELPPHLLQAKKRALFSSIFAFTKTHTLVSYTARRGKNVLLLSTKHRRPDVSTEGKRKPVIIQDYNKCKGGVDKLDQVVGTYSCRRRTNYWPLALFHNLLDVSLYNAYVLWTSIEPSWQKQKGYKRRLFIEEVGEMLVNPHIVKRERLPRSSAAAAVVTQMTAAAAGPSPIIKCKGRRQCELCKEKRRRIVNTCCKCEKYTCKDHSVSICNNCSA from the exons ATGAACTCTGAGTACGAGGATAGCTCCGCGTTATCCCCCGTGGAATCTGGGGACGAGGAGGCGGAGGAGGTATCGGAGGCAGAAACAGAGCAGCTGGGGTCCAGTTCCGACTCGGATGAAGATGAAAGCGGAgagaaaatggatgaaacagCAGCGGCTGAAGATGAAAACGGACGGGAAATGGATGAAACAGCATGGACttcaaaaaatggaaaaatatctTGGTCTCCCACAGACGCTGAGACGTTCCGCTACATCCCAGCAGCCACTGGTCTGATCCCGGGACCTACACGCTATGCCACCTCCCGAATCGTTGACCCCATATCCAGCTTCGCACTGTTGCTAACGGATGAAATCGTGCAGCATATTGTGTCCATGACAAACCTGCATGGGAAACGCAAAATCCCAGGCTGGCGAGATATAGACGCAGAGGAATTTCGGGCTTATGTGGGGCTGCTCGTTTTGTCCGGTGTTTACAGGTCAAAACATGAATCAACGATCAGCCTCTGGAGTGAGAAATGGGGACGGAGCATTTTCCGGGCTACGATGTCCCAGAAGAGGTTTCAACACATCAGCAGAGCACTGCGGTTCGATGACAAGCTATCCCGCCCCCCACGCCGTGTTGACAAGTTGGCTCCCTTCCGCAAAGTCTGGAATATGTGGACGCACCGCCTGGAGATGCTGTTCAGCCCAGACAGAGATCTCTGTGTGGATGAACAACTCGTCGCGTTCAAAGGCAGGTGCAGCTTCAGGCAGTACATGCCAAAAAAGCCAGCCAAATATGGTATCAAGATTTGGGCAGCCTGTGATGTCAAAACATCCTACGCCTGGAGACTGCAGGTGTACACGGGCAAACCAGCTCCAGATCGTGTTGAAGTCAACCAGGGGATGAGGGTGGTCCTGGACATGACAGAGGGGCTCCAGGGACACGTCGTCACCTGTGATAATTTTTTCACTTCCTGTGCACTGGCAGATGAGCTACTCAAGAGGAAAATGGCCCTGGTTGGCACAATTAAGCAAAACAAGCCTGAGCTTCCACCTCATTTGCTCCAGGCAAAAAAGAGAGCGCTCTTCTCCTCCATCTTCGCTTTTACGAAGACCCACACACTTGTGTCTTACACGGCCCGACGAGGCAAGAATGTGCTGCTACTAAGCACAAAACACCGCCGTCCAGACGTGAGCACTGAAGGGAAGAGAAAGCCCGTCATAATCCAAGATTACAACAAATGCAAAGGAGGTGTGGACAAACTTGATCAG gtTGTTGGCACCTACTCCTGCAGGAGGAGAACAAATTATTGGCCACTGGCCCTCTTCCACAACCTCCTCGATGTTTCACTTTACAATGCCTACGTCCTGTGGACATCAATCGAGCCATCCTGGCAGAAGCAGAAAGGATACAAACGGAGGCTCTTCATTGAAGAAGTGGGAGAAATGCTGGTGAACCCGCACATTGTAAAGAGAGAGCGCCTTCCCCGCTCATCAGCCGCTGCAGCAGTAGTCACACAAATGACTGCAGCGGCTGCAGGCCCCTCTCCCATCATTA